In Simplicispira sp. 125, one DNA window encodes the following:
- a CDS encoding ABC transporter ATP-binding protein, protein MTNKKTINWVLGGIALLVLPLILQSFGNAWVRIADLALLYVLLALGLNIVVGYAGLLDLGYVAFYAVGAYMFALLASPHLAENFAYVAAMFPDGLHISLWLVIPLALIIAACTGVLLGIPVLKLRGDYLAIVTLGFGEIIRIFLNNLDHPVNLTNGPKGIGQIDSVKLFGINFGKTLEVFGYDLNSVTLYYYLFLALVLITIVICYRLQDSRIGRAWMAIREDEIAAKAMGINTRNMKLLAFGMGASFGGVSGAMFGAFQGFVSPESFSLMESVMIVSMVVLGGIGHIPGVILGAVLLSALPEVLRYVAGPLQAMTDGRLDAAILRQLLIALAMIIVMLLRPRGLWPAPDHGKSLTQKT, encoded by the coding sequence ATGACAAACAAAAAAACCATCAACTGGGTCTTGGGCGGCATTGCCCTGCTGGTCCTCCCGCTCATTCTTCAGTCCTTCGGCAACGCCTGGGTGCGTATTGCCGACCTGGCCCTGTTGTATGTGCTGTTGGCCCTGGGCCTCAATATTGTGGTGGGCTACGCTGGCCTGCTCGACCTGGGCTACGTGGCCTTCTATGCGGTGGGCGCCTATATGTTCGCCCTGCTGGCGTCGCCCCACCTGGCAGAAAATTTTGCGTATGTTGCTGCAATGTTTCCCGATGGGCTGCATATCTCGCTGTGGCTGGTGATACCGCTGGCGCTGATCATCGCGGCGTGCACCGGGGTGCTGCTGGGTATTCCTGTGCTCAAGTTGCGCGGCGACTACCTGGCCATCGTGACGCTGGGTTTCGGTGAAATCATCCGCATCTTCCTGAACAACCTCGACCACCCCGTTAACCTGACCAACGGTCCCAAGGGCATTGGGCAGATCGATTCGGTCAAGCTGTTTGGTATCAATTTCGGCAAAACACTCGAAGTATTCGGTTATGACCTCAACTCGGTCACGCTGTACTACTACCTGTTCCTGGCTCTGGTGCTGATCACCATTGTGATTTGCTACCGCCTGCAGGATTCGCGCATTGGCCGCGCCTGGATGGCCATCCGTGAAGACGAAATTGCCGCCAAGGCCATGGGTATCAATACGCGCAACATGAAGCTGCTTGCCTTTGGTATGGGCGCCTCGTTCGGTGGCGTCTCGGGTGCCATGTTCGGCGCCTTCCAGGGCTTTGTGTCTCCTGAGTCGTTCAGCCTGATGGAGTCTGTGATGATTGTCTCCATGGTGGTGCTCGGTGGTATCGGCCACATTCCTGGCGTGATTCTGGGTGCCGTGCTGCTGTCTGCGCTGCCTGAGGTGCTGCGCTATGTGGCCGGCCCGCTGCAGGCCATGACCGATGGACGTCTGGACGCAGCTATCCTGCGCCAGTTGCTCATCGCCCTGGCCATGATCATCGTCATGCTGCTGCGCCCCCGTGGCCTGTGGCCCGCGCCTGACCACGGCAAGAGCCTGACGCAGAAGACCTGA
- a CDS encoding ABC transporter ATP-binding protein produces the protein MAEKSKDVVLKVAGISKRFGGLQALSDVGITIERGQVYGLIGPNGAGKTTFFNVITGLYTPDSGTFELAGKPYEPTAVHEVAKAGIARTFQNIRLFAEMTALENVMVGRHIRTKSGLLGAILRTKGFKAEEAAIAKRAQELLDYVGIGGFADYKARTLSYGDQRRLEIARALATDPQLIALDEPAAGMNATEKVMLRELIDRIRNDNRTILLIEHDVKLVMGLCDRVTVLDYGKQIAEGTPATVQKNEKVIEAYLGTGGH, from the coding sequence ATGGCAGAGAAATCCAAAGATGTGGTGCTGAAGGTTGCAGGCATTTCCAAACGCTTCGGCGGCTTGCAGGCCCTCTCCGATGTGGGCATCACCATTGAACGCGGTCAGGTCTATGGCCTGATCGGGCCCAACGGCGCTGGCAAGACCACGTTTTTCAACGTGATCACCGGCCTCTACACCCCCGATAGCGGCACTTTTGAACTGGCCGGCAAGCCCTACGAACCCACGGCTGTGCACGAGGTGGCCAAGGCCGGCATTGCACGCACCTTCCAGAATATTCGACTGTTCGCTGAAATGACGGCGCTGGAGAATGTGATGGTAGGAAGGCACATCCGCACCAAGTCCGGCCTGCTGGGCGCCATACTGCGCACCAAGGGCTTTAAGGCGGAGGAAGCCGCCATTGCCAAGCGTGCGCAAGAGTTGCTCGATTACGTGGGCATTGGCGGTTTTGCCGACTACAAGGCGCGCACCCTGAGCTACGGTGACCAGCGTCGCCTGGAAATCGCCCGTGCCCTGGCCACCGACCCGCAACTCATTGCTCTGGACGAGCCGGCTGCCGGCATGAACGCCACCGAAAAGGTGATGCTGCGCGAATTGATCGACCGTATTCGCAACGACAACCGCACCATCTTGCTCATCGAGCACGACGTGAAGCTGGTGATGGGCCTGTGCGACCGCGTCACGGTGCTCGACTACGGCAAACAGATCGCCGAGGGCACGCCGGCGACGGTGCAGAAGAACGAAAAAGTGATTGAGGCCTATTTGGGCACCGGAGGACATTGA
- a CDS encoding ABC transporter ATP-binding protein → MAEKSNVLLKVKGLKVSYGGIQAVKGVDFEVREGELVSLIGSNGAGKTTTMKAITGTQPMGDGSIEYLGESIKGKGAWDLVKKGLVMVPEGRGVFARMTITENLQMGAYIRKDKAGILADIEKMFTIFPRLRERKDQLAGTMSGGEQQMLAMGRALMSQPKLLLLDEPSMGLSPIMVDKIFEVVRDVYALGVTILLVEQNASRALAIADRGYVMESGIITMTGPGQELLSDPKVRAAYLGE, encoded by the coding sequence ATGGCCGAAAAATCGAATGTATTGCTGAAGGTCAAGGGGCTGAAGGTGTCCTATGGCGGCATCCAGGCCGTCAAGGGCGTGGATTTTGAGGTACGCGAAGGCGAACTGGTATCCCTCATCGGCTCCAACGGTGCCGGCAAGACCACCACCATGAAGGCCATTACAGGCACGCAGCCCATGGGCGATGGCAGCATCGAGTACCTGGGCGAGAGCATCAAGGGCAAGGGCGCCTGGGATCTGGTGAAAAAAGGCCTGGTGATGGTGCCCGAGGGCCGTGGCGTGTTCGCCCGCATGACCATCACCGAAAACCTGCAGATGGGCGCCTACATCCGCAAGGACAAGGCGGGCATCCTGGCCGACATCGAGAAGATGTTCACCATCTTCCCGCGCCTGCGCGAGCGCAAGGACCAGCTCGCGGGCACCATGTCGGGCGGCGAACAGCAGATGCTGGCCATGGGCCGTGCGCTGATGAGCCAGCCCAAGCTGCTGCTGCTGGACGAGCCCTCCATGGGCCTCTCGCCCATCATGGTGGACAAGATCTTCGAGGTGGTGCGCGATGTCTACGCCCTGGGCGTGACCATTCTCCTTGTCGAGCAAAACGCCAGCCGGGCCTTGGCCATTGCCGACCGTGGCTACGTGATGGAGTCTGGCATCATCACGATGACCGGCCCCGGCCAGGAACTGCTGAGCGACCCGAAGGTGCGTGCTGCCTACCTGGGCGAATAA
- a CDS encoding DMT family protein yields the protein MNTLLSLSVPVQTVLLLVASNVFMTFAWYGHLKNLATSPWYVAALASWGIALFEYLLQVPANRIGFTQFDVGQLKIIQEVITLSVFVPFAVFYLGQPLKWDYLWAGLCMVGAVYFIFRGA from the coding sequence ATGAATACCCTGCTATCCCTGTCCGTGCCCGTACAAACGGTGCTGTTGCTGGTCGCCAGTAATGTCTTCATGACCTTTGCATGGTACGGGCACCTGAAAAATCTGGCGACATCGCCCTGGTACGTGGCGGCACTGGCCAGTTGGGGGATTGCGCTGTTTGAGTATCTTTTGCAGGTCCCGGCGAACCGCATTGGTTTTACGCAGTTTGATGTGGGGCAGCTCAAGATCATTCAGGAAGTCATCACGCTGTCCGTCTTCGTGCCTTTTGCCGTTTTCTACCTGGGACAACCGCTCAAGTGGGACTACCTTTGGGCGGGGTTGTGCATGGTCGGCGCGGTGTATTTCATTTTCAGGGGCGCCTGA
- a CDS encoding DUF47 domain-containing protein translates to MLFGKLLPREGNFFEMFNQHADRIVEAAHAFSQLVANYNDPHLREKYAQDVDNAERSADRVTHDINKAVHKTFITPIDREQIHSLINTMDDVADLIQDSAETMSLYDIRHMTDEISRLTDLSVKCCERVRDAVKLLNKLADPATAEAALKTCEEIDRLESDADRVLRSAMSKLFREEPDVRELIKLKAIYELLETITDKCEDVANLIEGIVLENS, encoded by the coding sequence ATGCTGTTTGGCAAGCTTTTGCCGCGCGAAGGCAATTTTTTCGAGATGTTCAACCAGCATGCGGACCGCATCGTTGAAGCTGCACATGCTTTTTCGCAACTGGTGGCCAACTACAACGATCCCCATCTGCGCGAGAAGTATGCCCAGGACGTGGACAACGCCGAACGTTCTGCAGACCGCGTGACGCACGACATCAACAAGGCGGTGCACAAGACCTTCATCACGCCGATCGACCGGGAGCAAATCCATTCGCTCATCAACACCATGGACGATGTGGCCGACCTGATCCAGGATTCGGCCGAGACCATGAGTCTGTACGACATCCGCCACATGACGGACGAGATCTCGCGGCTGACGGATCTGAGCGTCAAGTGCTGCGAGCGTGTACGCGATGCCGTCAAGCTGCTCAACAAGCTGGCCGACCCGGCCACGGCGGAGGCCGCCCTCAAGACCTGCGAAGAGATCGACAGGCTTGAAAGCGATGCCGACCGGGTGCTGCGCAGTGCCATGAGCAAGTTGTTCCGTGAAGAGCCGGATGTGCGGGAGCTGATCAAGCTCAAGGCGATCTACGAGCTGCTGGAAACCATCACAGACAAGTGTGAGGATGTGGCCAATCTGATCGAGGGCATCGTCCTCGAGAACTCCTGA
- a CDS encoding inorganic phosphate transporter translates to METVQIGLWVVVMLVVLAVLFDFMNGFHDAANSIATVVSTGVLRPGQAVVFAAFFNFVAIFIFHLSVAATIGKGIVQPSVVDTHVVFGALVGAICWNLITWYYGIPSSSSHALIGGIVGAVIAKAGAGALVSAGILKTVAFIFISPLLGFLLGSLMMVAVAWIFRRARPSGVDKWFRRLQLISAGAYSLGHGGNDAQKTIGIIWLLLIATGYASASDASPPLWSIVICYAAIGLGTMFGGWRIVKTMGQKITKLKPVGGFCAETGGAMTLFLATMLGIPVSTTHTITGAIVGVGSTQRASAVRWGVAGNIVWAWILTIPASAFVAAIAYWISLQMF, encoded by the coding sequence ATGGAAACCGTACAAATCGGCCTGTGGGTCGTGGTGATGCTGGTAGTGCTGGCGGTCCTGTTCGACTTCATGAACGGGTTTCATGATGCTGCCAACTCGATTGCCACGGTGGTCTCCACCGGCGTGCTGCGCCCCGGGCAGGCAGTGGTGTTTGCCGCCTTCTTCAATTTCGTCGCCATTTTCATTTTTCACCTCAGCGTGGCTGCCACCATTGGCAAGGGCATCGTGCAGCCCAGTGTGGTGGACACCCACGTCGTGTTTGGTGCGCTGGTCGGCGCCATCTGCTGGAACCTGATCACCTGGTACTACGGCATCCCCAGCAGCTCGTCGCACGCGCTGATTGGTGGCATCGTGGGGGCCGTGATCGCCAAGGCAGGAGCGGGTGCTCTGGTGTCCGCGGGTATTTTGAAAACGGTGGCTTTCATCTTTATCTCGCCGTTGCTGGGTTTCCTGCTGGGCTCGCTCATGATGGTGGCTGTCGCGTGGATTTTTCGCCGGGCACGCCCCAGTGGGGTTGATAAGTGGTTCCGGCGCTTGCAGCTGATATCAGCCGGGGCGTACAGCCTGGGGCATGGCGGGAATGACGCGCAAAAGACCATCGGTATCATCTGGCTGCTGCTGATTGCCACGGGTTACGCTTCGGCCTCCGACGCGTCACCGCCGCTGTGGAGCATCGTGATCTGCTATGCAGCGATTGGCCTGGGCACGATGTTTGGCGGCTGGCGCATCGTCAAGACCATGGGCCAGAAAATCACCAAGCTCAAACCTGTCGGCGGTTTTTGCGCAGAGACGGGTGGCGCCATGACCTTGTTTCTGGCCACCATGCTGGGCATTCCGGTATCCACCACACACACCATTACCGGGGCCATCGTCGGCGTGGGTTCTACGCAGCGCGCTAGTGCTGTGCGCTGGGGTGTGGCAGGCAATATTGTCTGGGCCTGGATTTTGACGATTCCGGCCAGCGCGTTCGTGGCCGCTATCGCCTACTGGATCAGTCTGCAGATGTTCTGA
- a CDS encoding TM2 domain-containing protein — protein MKNKTIAAWLTFFGGPLGLHRFYLYGMGDLLGWMLPIPTALGLYGIERVQQMGLDDHWSWVLIPLLGFTIAGCALRAILYGLTTPERWNARFNPTAPADAAPGQTHWLTIGAIVVSLMIGTAVLMASLAFSFQRYFEYQIEEARKISQ, from the coding sequence ATGAAAAACAAGACCATCGCTGCTTGGCTCACCTTTTTTGGCGGGCCACTGGGCCTGCACCGCTTCTACCTGTACGGCATGGGCGATTTGCTGGGCTGGATGCTGCCGATTCCCACGGCGCTGGGGCTGTATGGCATTGAGCGCGTGCAGCAAATGGGGCTGGACGATCACTGGAGTTGGGTACTTATCCCGTTGCTGGGTTTTACCATCGCCGGGTGTGCGCTGCGCGCGATTCTGTATGGATTGACCACCCCGGAGCGATGGAACGCGCGCTTTAACCCCACGGCACCCGCCGACGCCGCGCCGGGCCAAACCCACTGGCTCACCATTGGCGCCATCGTGGTGTCCCTGATGATTGGCACCGCCGTGCTCATGGCCAGCCTGGCCTTCAGCTTTCAGCGCTACTTTGAATACCAGATCGAGGAAGCGCGCAAGATCTCCCAGTAA
- a CDS encoding GNAT family N-acetyltransferase — protein sequence MPLIRPSHDGDLAAITAIYAHHVLHGTGTFEIDPPSAADMAARRAEVLARGLPWLVAEQDGQVLGFAYANWFKPRPAYRFSAEDSVYVADSARGMGMGRALLTALAAHAEAAGVRQLMAVIGDSANEGSIALHRALGFSEVGVMRAVGWKHGAWRDIVLMQRPLGSGNATSPE from the coding sequence ATGCCACTGATTCGACCCAGCCATGACGGCGATCTCGCTGCCATCACCGCCATCTACGCCCACCATGTATTGCATGGTACGGGCACTTTCGAGATCGATCCGCCCAGCGCCGCCGACATGGCGGCCCGCCGTGCCGAGGTACTGGCCCGCGGCCTGCCCTGGCTGGTAGCCGAGCAGGACGGGCAGGTTCTGGGCTTTGCCTACGCCAACTGGTTCAAACCCCGGCCCGCCTACCGTTTTTCAGCCGAAGACTCGGTCTATGTGGCCGACAGCGCACGGGGCATGGGCATGGGCCGCGCCCTGCTCACCGCACTGGCAGCCCATGCCGAGGCGGCCGGCGTACGCCAGCTCATGGCGGTCATCGGCGATTCCGCCAATGAAGGCTCCATCGCCCTGCACCGTGCATTGGGTTTTTCCGAGGTGGGGGTGATGCGCGCCGTGGGCTGGAAACATGGCGCTTGGCGCGACATCGTGCTCATGCAAAGACCCCTGGGCTCCGGCAACGCCACTTCCCCCGAATAA
- the rpsP gene encoding 30S ribosomal protein S16: protein MVVIRLSRGGSKGRPFFNIVVADKRVRRDGRFIERLGFYNPTAKETEEGLRIAQDRLAYWVGVGAQSSPTVDRLIKQAAKKAA, encoded by the coding sequence ATGGTCGTCATTCGACTCTCTCGCGGCGGCTCCAAGGGCCGTCCTTTCTTCAACATCGTCGTTGCTGACAAGCGCGTACGCCGTGATGGCCGCTTTATCGAGCGCCTGGGTTTCTACAACCCCACGGCCAAGGAAACCGAAGAAGGCCTGCGCATTGCGCAAGACCGTCTGGCCTACTGGGTGGGCGTGGGTGCACAGTCGTCCCCTACGGTGGATCGTCTGATCAAGCAAGCGGCCAAGAAGGCTGCCTGA
- the rimM gene encoding ribosome maturation factor RimM (Essential for efficient processing of 16S rRNA), producing MTLALNLEPAELPLDAVEVGRIADAWGVKGWFKVLSHNTDPQALLAARSWFLQPSERGARTFSGTARLAIRQSRTHSDSVVAWAQGVDDRNTAELLRGARIFVPRADFPQTQSDEYYWVDLIGLDVVNREGVALGQVRELLSTGPQTVLVIVYEQDGKPQERMVPFVSAYVDKVELPERRITVDWQPDY from the coding sequence ATGACTCTCGCACTGAATCTGGAGCCCGCCGAGCTGCCCCTGGATGCCGTCGAGGTCGGGCGAATCGCCGATGCCTGGGGTGTCAAGGGCTGGTTCAAGGTGCTGTCGCACAACACTGATCCGCAAGCCTTGCTGGCGGCCCGTAGCTGGTTTTTGCAGCCCAGCGAGCGGGGCGCTCGCACGTTCAGCGGAACGGCCCGGCTGGCCATCCGGCAGTCGCGCACGCATTCTGATTCCGTCGTGGCCTGGGCGCAGGGCGTGGACGACCGCAATACCGCTGAACTGTTGCGCGGCGCACGCATTTTTGTGCCCCGTGCAGATTTTCCCCAGACCCAGAGCGATGAGTATTACTGGGTCGATCTGATCGGCCTGGATGTGGTCAACCGTGAAGGTGTTGCCCTGGGGCAGGTGCGTGAGCTGCTGTCTACCGGCCCCCAGACAGTGCTGGTGATCGTCTATGAACAGGACGGCAAGCCGCAAGAGCGCATGGTACCGTTCGTGTCGGCCTATGTCGACAAGGTCGAACTGCCGGAGCGCCGCATCACGGTGGACTGGCAACCCGACTACTAA
- the trmD gene encoding tRNA (guanosine(37)-N1)-methyltransferase TrmD, which yields MRFDVITLFPELFGPFLASGVTRRAYGTGLVDVRLWNPRDYAQGNYRRVDDRPFGGGPGMVMMAPPLLRCLDAVRADRRDAAGHEAPVVLFSPMGKSLNHGAVERWSASQGAVLLCGRYEGIDQRFIDSHVDVQISLGDFVLSGGEIAALALLDAVARLQPGVLHDEGSHQFDSFNPALDGLLDCPHYTRPEEWEGQAVPAELMSGHHANIERWRRAQRLAMTLRHRPELIDAARAAGRLSRLDEQVLDGLR from the coding sequence ATGCGCTTTGACGTCATTACCCTTTTCCCCGAGCTGTTTGGCCCGTTCCTGGCCAGCGGCGTGACGCGCCGCGCGTATGGCACGGGCCTGGTCGATGTGCGGCTGTGGAACCCGCGTGATTACGCGCAGGGCAACTACCGCCGCGTGGACGACCGCCCGTTCGGTGGCGGCCCGGGCATGGTGATGATGGCGCCGCCCTTGTTGCGCTGTCTGGACGCCGTGCGTGCAGACCGCCGGGACGCAGCGGGCCACGAGGCGCCCGTGGTTCTTTTTTCTCCGATGGGCAAGTCTCTGAACCATGGTGCCGTAGAGCGCTGGTCGGCCAGCCAGGGCGCTGTGCTGCTGTGCGGCCGCTATGAGGGTATTGACCAGCGATTCATCGATAGCCATGTCGACGTACAGATCAGCCTGGGCGACTTTGTGCTCTCGGGCGGCGAAATTGCTGCGCTGGCTTTGCTCGATGCGGTGGCGCGGCTGCAGCCGGGGGTGCTGCACGACGAAGGCAGCCACCAGTTCGACAGTTTCAATCCAGCGCTCGATGGCCTGCTGGACTGCCCGCATTACACCCGCCCTGAAGAATGGGAAGGGCAGGCGGTGCCTGCCGAACTGATGTCGGGCCACCACGCGAACATCGAACGCTGGCGCCGTGCGCAGCGCCTTGCCATGACGCTGCGCCACCGCCCGGAACTGATTGATGCAGCGCGGGCGGCGGGGCGGCTGAGCCGACTGGACGAGCAGGTTCTGGACGGTCTGCGCTGA
- the rplS gene encoding 50S ribosomal protein L19, with the protein MNLIQTLEAEEIARLGKTIPEFAPGDTVIVSVNVVEGTRKRLQAYEGVVIAKRNRGINSGFTVRKISSGEGVERTFQTYSPLIAKIEVKRRGDVRRAKLYYLRQRSGKSARIKEKLPQRVNKTAAVAAAATAA; encoded by the coding sequence ATGAACCTGATCCAGACCCTCGAGGCGGAAGAAATTGCCCGCCTCGGCAAGACCATCCCTGAATTTGCACCCGGCGACACGGTCATCGTGAGCGTGAACGTGGTCGAAGGCACCCGCAAGCGCCTGCAGGCCTACGAAGGTGTCGTGATCGCCAAGCGCAATCGCGGTATCAACAGTGGCTTCACCGTGCGCAAGATCTCCAGCGGCGAAGGTGTTGAGCGTACGTTCCAGACCTACAGCCCGCTGATCGCCAAGATCGAAGTCAAGCGCCGTGGTGATGTGCGCCGTGCCAAGTTGTACTATCTGCGCCAGCGCAGCGGCAAGTCGGCGCGTATCAAAGAAAAGCTGCCCCAGCGCGTCAACAAGACGGCGGCTGTTGCTGCTGCGGCGACCGCAGCGTAA
- a CDS encoding CoA pyrophosphatase, which yields MAFSPPSEPPVHRLPDFDPRAIPVLGVDAHLPAVPAAQQTAQALRERFRAPPVWAPEIASEKRFSERAPARASVLLPIVQRDQPMVLLTERTLHLSTHSGQVAFPGGRADPGDSSPADTALREAQEEVGLERRFVEVLGSLPTYQTGSSFIITPVVALVRPDCVLHPNPYEVAAIFEVPLAFLLDPAHHQRHAVEWEGVRREWFSMPYDDGVRSHFIWGATAGMLRNFYRFMQA from the coding sequence ATGGCTTTTTCTCCCCCCTCTGAACCGCCGGTGCACCGGTTGCCCGACTTCGACCCGCGTGCCATACCGGTGCTGGGGGTGGACGCACACCTGCCGGCAGTGCCTGCGGCGCAGCAAACGGCGCAGGCACTGCGGGAGCGTTTTCGGGCGCCGCCCGTCTGGGCGCCCGAGATTGCCTCGGAGAAACGCTTCAGCGAGCGGGCACCGGCCCGCGCCTCGGTACTGTTGCCCATCGTGCAGCGCGACCAGCCTATGGTGCTGCTGACCGAACGCACCTTGCACTTGTCTACGCACTCGGGCCAGGTGGCGTTTCCAGGCGGGCGGGCCGATCCCGGGGACAGCAGTCCCGCCGATACCGCCTTGCGCGAGGCGCAGGAAGAAGTAGGCCTTGAGCGGCGCTTTGTCGAAGTGCTGGGTTCGTTGCCCACGTACCAGACGGGTTCCTCTTTCATCATCACGCCCGTGGTCGCTCTGGTGCGGCCCGATTGCGTGCTGCACCCCAACCCGTATGAAGTAGCCGCGATTTTCGAGGTGCCCCTGGCTTTTTTACTCGACCCGGCGCACCACCAGCGCCACGCGGTGGAGTGGGAGGGCGTGCGCCGCGAGTGGTTCTCCATGCCCTACGACGACGGTGTGCGCAGCCATTTCATCTGGGGTGCCACGGCGGGCATGCTGCGCAATTTTTACCGTTTCATGCAGGCATGA
- a CDS encoding CobD/CbiB family protein produces MSFFAILFALLVEQARPLARSNPIHAGLRAWSLSVSRNFDAGKSHHGWVAWALAVLVPPLFVLAVYQGLLWFVGWPVAVLWNVAVLYVTLGFRQFSHHFTGIRDALEVGDEDAARERLAHWQQVDVGDLPRSEVVRHVIEYSVLAAHRHVFGVLAWFSVLAALGLGPMGAVLYRMAEFVSRYWADQGGDAAQRASPSLRKATADAWTAIDWVPARLTALVFAVVGSFEEAIDGWRFHAQRFPNDNDGVILAATAGAINVRLGGEALKSRADAQMTQDFEVDARIGESDSTPGREPEVGHLRSVVGLVWRSVVVWLLLLALLTLARLLG; encoded by the coding sequence ATGAGTTTCTTTGCCATCCTGTTTGCGCTGCTGGTCGAGCAGGCCCGCCCGTTGGCGCGCAGCAACCCGATCCATGCCGGGCTGCGCGCCTGGTCACTGTCGGTCAGCCGCAATTTCGATGCGGGCAAGTCGCACCACGGCTGGGTGGCCTGGGCGCTCGCAGTGCTGGTGCCTCCCCTGTTTGTGCTGGCCGTGTACCAAGGGCTGCTCTGGTTCGTGGGCTGGCCGGTGGCGGTGCTTTGGAACGTGGCAGTGCTTTACGTCACCCTGGGTTTTCGGCAGTTCAGCCACCATTTCACCGGTATTCGCGATGCGTTGGAAGTGGGCGATGAAGACGCTGCCCGTGAACGCCTGGCGCATTGGCAGCAGGTGGATGTGGGTGACCTGCCGCGCAGCGAGGTGGTCCGCCACGTCATCGAATATTCGGTGTTGGCCGCGCACCGCCATGTGTTCGGGGTATTGGCCTGGTTCTCTGTGCTGGCTGCGCTGGGGTTGGGGCCCATGGGTGCGGTGCTGTACCGCATGGCCGAGTTTGTTTCCCGCTACTGGGCCGACCAGGGCGGCGACGCTGCGCAGCGGGCCAGCCCATCCTTGCGCAAGGCCACGGCCGATGCCTGGACTGCGATCGACTGGGTGCCTGCACGCCTGACGGCGCTGGTTTTTGCCGTCGTGGGCAGTTTTGAAGAGGCCATCGACGGCTGGCGCTTTCATGCCCAGCGTTTCCCCAATGACAACGACGGCGTAATCCTGGCCGCGACTGCAGGGGCCATCAATGTGCGCCTGGGCGGCGAGGCGCTCAAGTCGCGTGCCGATGCGCAGATGACGCAGGATTTCGAGGTGGACGCCCGCATCGGTGAGAGTGACAGCACCCCCGGGCGCGAGCCTGAGGTAGGCCATCTGCGCAGTGTGGTGGGCCTGGTCTGGCGTTCGGTCGTGGTGTGGCTGCTGTTGCTGGCCTTGCTGACCCTGGCCCGTTTGCTGGGTTGA
- the rsgA gene encoding ribosome small subunit-dependent GTPase A — MAERSTLQEGLIVASHGRHCMVESPDGERRICHPRGKKSQAVVGDHVLWQAPPSGQGSEGTIEKVQERRNLFYRQDEIRTKSFAANLDQVLILIAAEPVFSESQLARALIAAEAAHITPLIALNKSDLTEPFARAWERLRPYRNMGEGRSYEVLALSLAQADATSRAELVRHLQGKTTLVLGPSGSGKSTLINLLVPGATVLTGEISQALNSGKHTTTSTTWYWMDGERTTALIDSPGFQEFGLQHIAPMQLAGCMPDIAAHASHCKFYNCTHLHEPGCGVLAALRQGEGSNGLSAHRHKIYSELFAELGQTRY; from the coding sequence ATGGCTGAGCGCAGCACCCTCCAGGAAGGCCTGATCGTTGCCAGCCATGGGCGGCACTGCATGGTCGAGTCGCCCGACGGCGAGCGCCGCATTTGCCACCCGCGTGGCAAGAAAAGCCAGGCTGTGGTGGGCGACCATGTGCTGTGGCAGGCGCCCCCATCCGGGCAGGGCAGCGAGGGCACGATCGAGAAGGTACAGGAACGGCGCAACCTTTTCTACCGCCAGGATGAGATCCGCACCAAGTCGTTTGCGGCCAATCTGGACCAGGTGCTGATCCTCATTGCGGCCGAGCCCGTTTTTTCCGAAAGCCAACTGGCCCGCGCGCTCATTGCAGCCGAGGCCGCGCACATCACTCCGCTGATTGCCCTGAACAAGAGCGACCTGACCGAACCCTTCGCCCGGGCGTGGGAGCGTTTGCGTCCCTACCGCAACATGGGCGAAGGCCGCTCCTATGAGGTGCTGGCACTGTCCCTGGCGCAGGCCGATGCCACCAGCCGCGCCGAGCTGGTACGCCACCTGCAAGGCAAAACCACGCTGGTGCTGGGCCCCTCTGGATCGGGCAAGAGCACGCTCATCAACCTGCTGGTGCCGGGTGCCACGGTGCTCACCGGGGAGATCTCACAGGCCTTGAATTCAGGCAAGCACACCACCACCAGCACCACCTGGTACTGGATGGACGGGGAGCGCACCACGGCGCTGATCGACTCGCCGGGGTTTCAGGAGTTTGGACTGCAGCACATCGCCCCCATGCAACTGGCTGGCTGCATGCCCGACATCGCGGCGCATGCCAGCCACTGCAAGTTCTACAACTGCACCCATCTGCATGAACCGGGCTGCGGCGTACTGGCAGCCCTGCGACAGGGCGAAGGCAGCAACGGGCTCAGCGCCCATCGCCACAAAATCTACAGCGAATTGTTCGCCGAACTGGGGCAGACGCGGTACTGA